In the Gymnodinialimonas sp. 202GB13-11 genome, one interval contains:
- a CDS encoding SH3 domain-containing protein: protein MIRMTVTLIVAIYIVLIVVPGEDHGAQVEVTRSEGQNWLVAIISDAQAGAQRPPRVAPPDASRTLRHELTDDLLETDDGYALERADGELLEITAVIDPVDLMPDDGSSAVAAVSVVDPGAVEIAQAQARAERVIWRVTGNNVNFRAGPSTNTAVLAGLVRGDEVEFLADAPDGWAHLRVLSSGLEGYMAARFLEPVN from the coding sequence ATGATCCGCATGACCGTCACGTTGATCGTGGCCATCTATATCGTTTTGATTGTAGTTCCGGGTGAGGACCACGGTGCGCAGGTCGAAGTGACTCGCAGCGAGGGACAGAATTGGCTCGTAGCAATAATCAGTGACGCACAGGCCGGTGCACAGCGCCCGCCCCGTGTCGCCCCGCCCGATGCGTCGCGCACGCTGCGGCATGAGTTGACCGACGATCTTCTGGAAACCGATGATGGCTATGCGCTTGAGCGCGCCGATGGCGAGTTGCTAGAGATCACTGCCGTGATCGACCCGGTTGATCTAATGCCTGATGATGGAAGCAGCGCCGTAGCTGCCGTGTCCGTCGTGGACCCCGGCGCCGTCGAGATTGCGCAGGCACAAGCACGGGCAGAGCGTGTCATCTGGCGCGTCACGGGCAACAACGTAAACTTCCGTGCGGGCCCCTCGACCAACACCGCCGTTCTGGCCGGACTGGTACGCGGGGATGAGGTTGAATTCCTCGCCGACGCGCCCGACGGGTGGGCGCATTTGCGCGTGCTCAGCAGCGGTTTGGAAGGGTACATGGCGGCGCGGTTCCTTGAACCCGTGAACTGA
- a CDS encoding SDR family NAD(P)-dependent oxidoreductase, whose translation MTKSILITGSSSGIGYAAAHTLQGRGWRVFASVRKPEDKARLEQEGFESVLLNCADTTSIDGGLAEVLERTGGRLDALFNNAGFGLPGAVEDLPTDGLRETFETNVFGLHHLTRAVIPTMRAQGHGRIVQHSSGFGRHVMKWRGAYNASKHAVEGLTDTLRLEMRGTGIFISTLNTGPVTSKFRINSIPHFERWIDWENSADPDRYKRELFHHLYEDTGRAPFQKEPDAVVRRLIHAIESPNPRPRYHITGATHIAEGLRRFLPQRALDAIAARL comes from the coding sequence TTGACAAAAAGCATATTGATTACAGGATCCTCCAGCGGGATCGGCTATGCAGCGGCCCACACATTGCAAGGGCGTGGCTGGCGCGTTTTCGCAAGTGTCCGCAAACCGGAAGACAAGGCCCGGCTGGAACAGGAAGGCTTTGAAAGTGTCCTTTTGAACTGTGCCGATACGACCAGCATCGACGGCGGGTTGGCCGAAGTGCTGGAACGCACTGGCGGAAGGCTGGACGCACTCTTCAACAATGCAGGCTTTGGGCTGCCGGGCGCTGTGGAAGACCTGCCCACCGACGGTCTGCGCGAAACGTTTGAGACCAACGTCTTCGGCCTGCACCATCTGACCCGCGCCGTGATACCGACGATGCGCGCGCAAGGGCATGGGCGCATCGTGCAGCATTCGTCGGGCTTCGGACGCCACGTGATGAAATGGCGGGGGGCCTACAATGCCTCCAAACACGCGGTTGAGGGGCTGACGGACACTTTGCGTTTGGAAATGCGTGGCACGGGCATTTTCATCTCGACCCTCAACACGGGGCCGGTGACATCCAAGTTCCGCATCAACTCCATCCCGCATTTTGAGCGCTGGATTGATTGGGAGAATTCAGCCGACCCGGACCGTTACAAGCGCGAGCTGTTCCATCACCTGTATGAAGACACCGGGCGCGCACCGTTTCAAAAGGAACCCGATGCCGTGGTGCGCCGGTTGATCCACGCCATCGAGTCGCCGAACCCGCGCCCGCGCTATCACATCACGGGCGCCACCCACATTGCCGAAGGCCTGCGCCGCTTTCTGCCGCAGCGCGCGCTGGACGCAATCGCGGCACGCCTCTAG
- a CDS encoding twin transmembrane helix small protein — MTDDPLLIAALVACAAVLIILLLGINSFRKGGQEASKESNKFMRWRLAAQFVAILLILAFVYFRRQSGG; from the coding sequence ATGACAGACGACCCCCTACTGATTGCGGCACTGGTGGCTTGCGCCGCCGTGTTGATCATCCTGCTTCTGGGCATCAACTCGTTCCGTAAGGGCGGGCAAGAGGCATCGAAGGAATCCAACAAGTTCATGCGCTGGCGGCTTGCGGCGCAGTTTGTGGCGATCCTGCTTATCCTCGCCTTCGTTTATTTCCGTCGCCAATCGGGGGGCTGA
- a CDS encoding cob(I)yrinic acid a,c-diamide adenosyltransferase encodes MVVLNKIYTRTGDAGETALGDGSRVAKHSARVTAYGTVDELNATLGVAKLHADGQMAERLAMIQNDLFDLGADLCTPNMEMDGEREYPPLRIADAQVDRLEAEIDEMNGALEPLRSFILPGGSALAAHLHICRTVARRAERLSVELGGVESINPAGVKYLNRLSDWFFVAGRIANNNGKDDVLWVPGANR; translated from the coding sequence ATGGTGGTACTGAACAAGATTTACACGCGCACGGGCGATGCCGGTGAAACAGCATTGGGCGATGGCAGCCGTGTGGCGAAGCATTCCGCGCGGGTCACGGCCTACGGCACCGTTGATGAGCTGAACGCGACGCTTGGCGTGGCCAAGTTGCATGCAGACGGGCAAATGGCCGAACGTCTGGCGATGATCCAGAACGATCTTTTCGATCTGGGCGCAGACCTTTGCACACCGAACATGGAAATGGACGGCGAACGCGAATACCCGCCACTGCGTATCGCAGACGCGCAGGTCGACCGGCTTGAGGCGGAAATTGACGAGATGAACGGCGCGCTGGAGCCTTTGCGTTCTTTCATTCTGCCCGGTGGATCAGCGCTTGCCGCGCATCTGCACATCTGCCGAACGGTCGCCCGTCGGGCAGAGCGTTTGAGTGTTGAACTTGGCGGAGTGGAATCGATCAATCCGGCGGGCGTGAAATACCTCAACCGCCTGTCCGACTGGTTCTTCGTTGCCGGGCGCATTGCCAACAACAACGGCAAGGATGACGTTTTATGGGTCCCCGGAGCGAACCGCTGA
- the trhA gene encoding PAQR family membrane homeostasis protein TrhA, producing MSHVKPNREYSRAEYISDAIVHGIGIGGTLIAGPVLVTLVAVWIGDAGSVTAAVIYAVTMLAMWICSALYNLVQREDLVPRLRRLDQSAISLKIAGTYTPFIALASGSLGFLAGIWAVALAGATLILVSRRQFSVLTILLYLGLGWAGAVLGGPLVSTLSPVAFWLLVAGGLTYSAGVVFNVWDSLPFHNTIWHIFVLAGTGLCYAAIAAEVAFIA from the coding sequence ATGTCGCACGTCAAACCGAACCGCGAGTACAGCAGGGCCGAATATATATCGGACGCTATCGTGCACGGTATTGGGATTGGCGGCACACTGATTGCCGGGCCCGTTCTCGTGACCCTCGTCGCCGTATGGATCGGCGACGCAGGCAGTGTCACCGCCGCCGTGATCTACGCCGTGACGATGCTGGCAATGTGGATCTGCTCCGCCCTCTACAATCTGGTGCAGCGGGAAGACCTGGTGCCGCGCCTGCGTCGGTTGGATCAATCGGCCATATCGTTGAAGATCGCGGGGACCTACACGCCGTTCATTGCATTGGCGTCAGGCTCACTTGGATTTCTCGCCGGCATTTGGGCTGTGGCTTTGGCGGGCGCGACCCTCATCTTGGTGTCGCGCCGTCAGTTTAGCGTTTTGACCATCCTTCTCTACCTCGGCCTAGGATGGGCCGGCGCCGTGCTAGGCGGCCCGCTTGTCAGCACCCTGTCGCCGGTAGCCTTCTGGCTTTTGGTTGCGGGCGGGCTGACCTACTCCGCAGGTGTCGTGTTCAACGTCTGGGACAGCCTACCCTTTCACAACACGATCTGGCACATCTTTGTGCTCGCGGGGACCGGCCTCTGCTACGCCGCCATCGCAGCCGAAGTCGCCTTCATAGCCTAA
- a CDS encoding electron transfer flavoprotein subunit beta/FixA family protein, with product MKVLVPVKRVIDYNVKVRVKADGSGVDLANVKMSMNPFDEIAVEEAIRLKEAGKADEVVAVSIGVKQSQETLRTALAMGADRAILVVAADDVHTDIEPLAVAKILKAVIDEEQPGLVLAGKQAIDNDMNATGQMLSALLGWSQGTFASEVDIDGDTAKVTREVDGGLQTIEVKMPAIITVDLRLNEPRYASLPNIMKAKKKPLDEKTATDYGVDVTPRLAVVSTTEPEARAAGVKVGSVDELLTKLKDEAGVI from the coding sequence ATGAAGGTCCTGGTGCCTGTAAAGCGCGTGATCGACTACAACGTGAAGGTTCGCGTGAAAGCGGACGGTTCGGGCGTCGATCTTGCCAACGTGAAAATGTCGATGAACCCCTTTGACGAAATCGCCGTCGAAGAGGCCATCCGCCTGAAAGAAGCCGGAAAAGCCGACGAAGTCGTCGCGGTTTCCATCGGCGTGAAGCAAAGCCAGGAAACCCTGCGCACCGCTTTGGCCATGGGCGCTGATCGCGCGATCCTTGTGGTCGCTGCTGACGATGTGCACACCGACATCGAGCCGCTGGCCGTCGCCAAGATCCTTAAGGCTGTCATCGATGAAGAGCAGCCCGGCCTCGTTCTGGCGGGCAAGCAAGCCATCGACAATGACATGAACGCCACTGGCCAGATGCTGTCTGCGCTTCTGGGCTGGTCGCAAGGTACCTTTGCCTCCGAAGTTGATATCGACGGCGACACCGCAAAGGTGACGCGCGAGGTCGATGGAGGTCTGCAGACCATCGAAGTGAAGATGCCCGCCATCATCACCGTCGACCTGCGCCTGAACGAGCCGCGCTATGCCTCGCTGCCGAACATCATGAAGGCCAAGAAAAAGCCGCTGGATGAGAAAACGGCCACCGATTACGGCGTCGACGTCACTCCGCGCCTTGCGGTCGTCTCCACGACGGAGCCTGAGGCCCGCGCCGCTGGCGTCAAGGTTGGTTCGGTCGACGAACTTCTCACGAAACTCAAAGACGAAGCGGGGGTCATCTGA
- a CDS encoding electron transfer flavoprotein subunit alpha/FixB family protein — protein sequence MAVLLLAEVNSGELAMDATAKAVTAAKMLGDVTVLCAGASAKAAADEAATIDGVAKVLCAEDDTLGHRLAEPTAALIVALAGDYDHIVAPATTDAKNVMPRVAALLDVMVISDASAVVDADTFERPIYAGNAIQTVKSSDAKKVVTFRTSTFDAAPTGGSAAVEMIDAAGNPGLSSWIEDKVAASDRPELTSAGIVVSGGRGVGSEEQFALIEGLADKLGAAVGASRAAVDSGYAPNDWQVGQTGKVVAPELYVAVGISGAIQHLAGMKDSKVIVAINKDEEAPIFQVADYGLVADLFDAVPELTGKL from the coding sequence ATGGCTGTTCTTCTCCTTGCCGAAGTGAATTCGGGCGAACTGGCGATGGACGCCACCGCCAAGGCTGTCACGGCCGCCAAGATGTTGGGCGATGTGACCGTGCTGTGTGCCGGAGCCTCCGCGAAGGCGGCTGCTGACGAAGCGGCCACCATCGACGGCGTCGCCAAGGTGCTGTGCGCCGAAGACGACACGCTTGGCCACCGTTTGGCCGAACCCACCGCAGCGCTGATCGTTGCGCTGGCTGGCGATTACGACCACATCGTTGCCCCCGCCACGACCGACGCCAAGAACGTCATGCCGCGTGTGGCCGCGCTGCTGGACGTCATGGTGATCTCGGACGCCTCCGCCGTTGTGGATGCCGACACGTTCGAACGCCCGATCTACGCGGGCAACGCGATCCAGACCGTGAAGTCCTCGGACGCCAAGAAAGTCGTAACCTTCCGCACCTCCACCTTCGACGCCGCCCCCACCGGTGGGTCCGCAGCGGTCGAGATGATCGACGCAGCCGGCAATCCCGGCCTCTCGAGCTGGATTGAGGACAAGGTTGCGGCGTCGGATCGCCCGGAACTGACCTCCGCCGGTATCGTTGTCTCCGGCGGTCGTGGCGTCGGCTCGGAAGAGCAGTTCGCCCTGATCGAAGGCCTCGCCGATAAGCTTGGTGCCGCTGTTGGCGCCTCCCGCGCTGCGGTCGACTCGGGCTATGCTCCGAACGATTGGCAGGTGGGCCAGACCGGTAAGGTTGTGGCACCTGAACTGTACGTCGCAGTGGGCATTTCGGGGGCCATTCAGCACCTTGCAGGTATGAAGGACTCCAAGGTGATCGTCGCGATCAACAAGGACGAAGAGGCCCCGATTTTCCAGGTTGCCGATTATGGTCTGGTTGCGGACCTCTTCGATGCTGTGCCGGAGCTGACGGGCAAGCTCTGA
- a CDS encoding DUF6473 family protein gives MSIEQRGRMPLDYNPVVLPGSALRFRGPLATDRQPSIVCIGGSETFGRFIDAPFPAQLNEHSDQPVINLGVMNAGLDVLMTDHAILGALDDAEAVILQIISAHNMSNRFYTVHPRRNDRFLKASTMLRTIYPQVDFTEFNFTRHMLTQLHELSPDRFEIVRNELEAAWTARMIRFLGQVSAPVHLLWLSNRSPDAEESGDMSTDPLFVSPKMLDSVARYANSLTVVTPDAVQAPDDLQGKFFGPKEEAAARLLPGPKLHALATEELLRKL, from the coding sequence ATGAGCATTGAACAACGAGGGCGTATGCCCCTCGACTATAATCCTGTGGTCCTGCCGGGCTCGGCCCTGCGATTTCGTGGGCCACTGGCAACGGATCGGCAGCCGTCGATTGTCTGTATTGGCGGGTCGGAAACTTTTGGGCGGTTCATAGATGCGCCCTTCCCGGCGCAGTTGAACGAACACAGCGATCAGCCTGTCATCAACCTTGGGGTGATGAATGCGGGCTTGGATGTCCTGATGACAGACCATGCCATTCTTGGAGCGTTGGATGATGCGGAGGCCGTGATCCTGCAAATCATCTCGGCGCACAACATGTCGAACCGGTTTTACACAGTGCATCCGCGCCGCAATGACCGGTTTTTGAAGGCCAGCACCATGTTGCGCACGATCTATCCGCAGGTGGATTTCACCGAGTTCAACTTTACCCGCCACATGCTGACCCAGCTTCACGAATTGTCACCAGACCGGTTTGAGATCGTTCGCAACGAACTTGAGGCTGCGTGGACCGCGCGCATGATCCGGTTTCTGGGTCAGGTATCGGCCCCTGTGCACCTACTATGGCTGTCCAACCGATCCCCAGATGCTGAAGAGAGTGGCGATATGTCGACGGACCCGCTTTTTGTGTCACCCAAAATGCTGGACAGCGTCGCGCGCTATGCCAACAGCCTGACGGTTGTTACGCCCGATGCGGTCCAAGCGCCTGATGACCTGCAGGGAAAGTTCTTCGGCCCGAAGGAGGAAGCCGCCGCGCGCCTTTTGCCCGGCCCAAAATTGCACGCGTTGGCCACCGAGGAATTGTTACGAAAGCTCTGA
- a CDS encoding 3-hydroxybutyryl-CoA dehydrogenase: MGIQSIGIVGAGQMGNGIAHVCALAGYDVIMSDVSQDALNAATALIDKNLERQVSREKIAAAEKDAAMGRIRTTLQLSDVGPTDLIIEAATERETVKQAIFEDLLPHLKPNTILTSNTSSISITRLASRTDRPEKFMGFHFMNPVPVMQLVELIRGIATDEDTFKACKSVVDALGKTAATAEDFPAFIVNRILMPMINEAVYTLYEGVGNVTSIDMAMKLGTNHPMGPLELADFIGLDTCLAIMNVLHDGLADTKYRPCPLLTKYVEAGWLGRKTERGFYDYRGETPVPTR; encoded by the coding sequence ATGGGCATCCAAAGCATCGGAATTGTCGGCGCCGGCCAAATGGGCAACGGGATCGCGCATGTTTGTGCGCTGGCCGGCTACGACGTCATCATGTCTGATGTCAGTCAGGATGCATTGAACGCGGCCACGGCACTGATCGACAAGAACCTTGAGCGTCAGGTCAGTCGGGAAAAGATCGCGGCGGCCGAGAAAGACGCCGCAATGGGCCGCATCCGGACGACGCTTCAACTGTCGGACGTGGGGCCAACGGACCTGATCATCGAGGCCGCGACTGAGCGAGAAACTGTCAAACAGGCGATATTCGAAGATCTTCTGCCGCATCTGAAACCGAACACGATCCTGACGTCGAACACCTCTTCCATCTCAATCACGCGGCTGGCCAGCCGCACAGATCGGCCAGAGAAGTTCATGGGATTTCATTTCATGAACCCCGTGCCAGTGATGCAGTTAGTCGAATTGATCCGCGGCATTGCAACGGACGAGGATACCTTCAAGGCGTGTAAATCCGTGGTCGACGCACTCGGCAAGACCGCGGCCACAGCAGAGGATTTCCCAGCCTTCATCGTGAACCGCATCCTGATGCCGATGATCAATGAGGCGGTCTACACTCTGTATGAGGGGGTCGGCAACGTGACCTCCATCGACATGGCAATGAAGCTGGGCACGAACCATCCGATGGGTCCGCTGGAACTGGCCGATTTTATTGGATTGGACACATGCCTCGCGATCATGAATGTCTTGCATGACGGTTTGGCCGACACGAAATATCGGCCCTGCCCGCTTCTGACGAAATATGTGGAAGCTGGCTGGTTGGGCCGGAAGACGGAACGTGGGTTCTACGATTATCGCGGCGAAACCCCGGTTCCGACACGGTGA
- a CDS encoding lysophospholipid acyltransferase family protein yields the protein MGSRNISAPAPTRTPGPDGTYDRRSLTYANSFPNPLVRFTIKAIEWMTGKITIINRVRKFESLGEFKGQAFWPATMKVMGIELQTPESQLARIPAEGPVVFVANHPHGLVDGMILADLIGRRRNDYRILTRALLTGIDESASSYMISVPFPHEADAQQKMLDMRAQAMTHLKENGLIALFPSGAVAASDRMMGQPIEGEWNVFTAKMIRTSGATIVPCFFTGQNSRAYQIANRISPVIRQGLLIHEVVRSFDKPQAPIIGNPITPDEWKDRIGKPREFMAWLRERTLSLRDNPDQ from the coding sequence TTGGGTTCCCGAAACATTTCGGCACCTGCGCCGACCCGGACCCCCGGGCCGGACGGAACCTATGACCGCCGTTCGCTCACCTATGCAAATTCGTTCCCCAACCCGCTGGTTCGCTTCACGATCAAGGCGATCGAGTGGATGACTGGAAAAATCACCATCATCAACCGGGTGCGCAAGTTTGAGAGCCTGGGCGAGTTCAAAGGCCAGGCGTTCTGGCCCGCGACGATGAAGGTGATGGGCATTGAATTGCAGACGCCCGAAAGCCAGCTTGCGCGCATTCCGGCGGAAGGCCCGGTGGTGTTTGTGGCCAACCATCCGCACGGTCTGGTTGATGGCATGATCCTGGCGGATCTGATCGGCCGTCGCCGCAATGACTACCGCATCCTGACGCGCGCTTTGCTCACGGGCATCGACGAATCCGCGTCGAGCTACATGATCTCCGTGCCCTTTCCGCACGAAGCCGATGCGCAGCAGAAGATGCTGGATATGCGCGCGCAGGCCATGACGCATCTGAAAGAGAATGGGCTGATTGCCCTGTTCCCCTCAGGCGCCGTTGCGGCGTCGGACCGGATGATGGGGCAACCCATTGAGGGCGAGTGGAACGTGTTTACAGCCAAGATGATCCGCACCTCGGGCGCGACGATCGTGCCGTGTTTCTTCACCGGCCAGAACAGCCGCGCATACCAGATTGCGAACCGCATCAGCCCGGTGATCCGTCAGGGCCTGCTGATCCATGAGGTTGTGCGCAGCTTCGACAAACCTCAGGCCCCGATCATCGGCAACCCGATCACGCCGGATGAGTGGAAGGACCGGATTGGCAAGCCGAGGGAGTTCATGGCCTGGTTACGTGAGCGGACCTTGTCGCTTCGGGACAACCCCGATCAGTAG
- a CDS encoding HPr family phosphocarrier protein — protein MNDTATTTRTLEIVNTKGLHARASARFVEVVEDHNASAEVRKDGLSAAGDSIMGLLMLAASKGTFIEVETIGAEADALADALEALVADRFGEDS, from the coding sequence ATGAACGACACTGCCACCACCACACGCACCCTGGAAATCGTGAATACCAAGGGTCTGCACGCCCGCGCATCTGCGCGTTTTGTGGAAGTTGTAGAAGATCACAACGCCTCTGCCGAGGTCCGCAAGGATGGGCTGAGCGCCGCCGGGGACAGCATTATGGGCCTTTTAATGTTGGCAGCATCCAAGGGAACCTTTATTGAAGTCGAAACCATTGGGGCCGAGGCAGACGCCTTGGCAGACGCTTTGGAAGCTCTGGTCGCCGACCGGTTCGGCGAAGACAGCTGA
- a CDS encoding PTS sugar transporter subunit IIA: MIGVVIVAHGGLAKELKRATEHVVGAQHAMVAISIGPEDDRTMRTREICDAADAVDQGDGVVVVTDMYGGSPSNLSLRACRPANRKILTGMNLPMLVKLAKSRQLPVEEAVSRAAEAGRRYINSFDGTPE; encoded by the coding sequence GTGATTGGCGTCGTCATCGTTGCCCATGGTGGCCTAGCGAAAGAGCTGAAACGCGCAACAGAACATGTTGTGGGTGCACAACATGCAATGGTCGCCATCTCCATCGGTCCTGAAGATGATCGCACCATGCGAACCCGCGAAATCTGCGATGCAGCGGACGCTGTGGATCAGGGCGACGGTGTGGTTGTGGTGACGGATATGTATGGAGGCAGTCCTTCGAACCTGTCTTTGCGCGCGTGCCGTCCGGCCAATCGCAAGATCCTGACAGGAATGAACTTGCCCATGCTGGTTAAACTGGCCAAATCGCGGCAGTTGCCGGTGGAGGAGGCCGTCAGCCGAGCGGCGGAGGCAGGGCGGCGTTACATCAACAGCTTCGATGGCACGCCTGAATAG
- the rapZ gene encoding RNase adapter RapZ — MPGPTAHVVIVTGPSGAGRSTAINALEDLGFEAIDNLPLRLLPRLLKGTPPDRPLALGIDPRTRDFGASELLEAYDGLRADAAYTIDLVYLDCEPGTLLRRYSETRRRHPLAPDADPADGIALERQMLAPLRDRADVLIDTTTLSVHDTRARIEHVFAPGDGVRMAVQLTSFSYRRGVPQASDMVFDCRFLRNPHWDAHLRPKDGRSDEVRAYIGEDARFASFREQVLGMLELLLPAFKEEGKSHLTVAFGCTGGKHRSVAMTEITGQALAEQGWQVSIRHRDVENDRARTAIKPEEAAKP; from the coding sequence ATGCCCGGCCCGACTGCCCATGTTGTCATCGTTACTGGTCCCTCTGGTGCCGGGCGCAGTACTGCGATCAACGCGTTGGAGGATTTAGGGTTTGAGGCCATCGACAATCTGCCGCTGCGCCTGCTTCCACGCCTTCTGAAAGGCACGCCGCCGGACCGCCCTCTTGCTTTGGGGATTGACCCGCGCACCCGCGATTTCGGGGCGTCCGAGCTATTGGAGGCCTATGATGGCCTGCGGGCGGATGCGGCATACACGATTGATCTCGTATACCTTGATTGCGAACCTGGCACGCTTTTGCGCCGTTATTCGGAAACCCGCCGGCGCCACCCACTTGCCCCGGACGCGGATCCGGCGGACGGGATTGCGTTGGAACGGCAAATGCTTGCACCGCTTCGGGACAGGGCGGATGTGCTGATCGATACAACCACCTTGAGCGTTCATGATACGCGCGCCCGGATCGAACATGTTTTCGCCCCGGGTGATGGGGTGCGGATGGCGGTTCAGTTGACGTCCTTCTCGTACCGGCGCGGTGTGCCGCAAGCCTCAGACATGGTGTTTGATTGCCGCTTTCTGCGAAATCCGCATTGGGATGCCCATTTGCGCCCTAAGGATGGGCGCTCCGACGAGGTGCGTGCCTATATCGGGGAAGATGCGCGTTTCGCATCGTTTCGAGAGCAGGTTTTGGGAATGCTTGAACTCCTCCTTCCAGCCTTCAAGGAGGAGGGGAAAAGCCACCTGACCGTGGCGTTTGGCTGCACGGGCGGCAAGCACCGGTCTGTTGCGATGACCGAGATTACGGGACAGGCGCTTGCGGAACAGGGCTGGCAGGTGTCTATACGGCACCGAGATGTTGAGAACGATCGCGCCCGTACTGCGATCAAACCGGAAGAGGCTGCCAAACCGTGA
- a CDS encoding serine kinase → MDIVEPLDPWIAARDGEGCYFNASAVALQGRGVLLLGSSGSGKSSTALGLMAYGAALISDDGVWLRDGSLVPPHSAPCLIEARGIGLLKTATLCPSAPLSLVVVLGEDESQRLPPRRFVAVDDENVPLIRTEHRPTLVPAILQILRHGRSDT, encoded by the coding sequence GTGGATATAGTCGAACCGCTCGATCCTTGGATTGCTGCGCGCGACGGGGAAGGCTGTTACTTCAACGCAAGCGCCGTTGCCCTTCAGGGTCGCGGCGTTCTGCTTTTGGGGTCCTCGGGCAGTGGTAAATCCTCTACTGCGCTTGGGCTTATGGCCTATGGGGCCGCGTTGATCTCAGATGATGGGGTATGGCTGAGGGACGGATCGCTTGTGCCGCCACACAGCGCGCCGTGTCTCATAGAAGCGCGCGGTATCGGGCTTTTGAAGACCGCCACACTTTGTCCTTCTGCCCCGCTGTCGCTGGTGGTGGTGCTTGGCGAGGACGAGTCTCAGCGCCTGCCTCCGCGACGGTTCGTCGCCGTCGATGACGAAAATGTTCCGTTGATCCGGACCGAACACAGGCCCACCCTTGTTCCAGCGATCCTGCAAATCCTGCGTCACGGACGCAGCGACACTTGA